Proteins encoded within one genomic window of Gadus macrocephalus chromosome 18, ASM3116895v1:
- the LOC132446821 gene encoding rho GTPase-activating protein 23-like isoform X1, whose protein sequence is MNGVAFCLVGIPPHSDRPAKGHGDGMVSSNENRPRPLSSGGVEGLSWPGPRTLLLQKNSLGFGFTLRHFIVYPPESSLQTPLKDDENGNENDKGGQRSRLEPMDTIFVKSVKDKGPAQQAGLCTGDRLVKVNGETVLGKTYSQVISLIQNSQNILELSIMPKDEDVLQLVSAFSQDAYLTGNEPYSGEAQDLPKPPSLSYSGSKPSCTPLQGGPDPHHSSLDNRHPPAAAAAMSPLDNRTPGGTAPPTHASGWPGACPDPGAGHLAASGREWRGRSSSIVTALDFHFANHNAAIASATLPPPRKGSLPGTSRSHSDALCHQALSDWYYSQAEAAELMSPPRHCSVSQDRLADLGLSPALGPASKPESSANHRRRETLLYHQQTTTCSPDPGWRGGGPWGPGNKSCSESLLAAYAEYEHTYGRSRETLAQATALIAPHAHQPHPPGCDSQGSHSAKGREPKQEQRPSDRQVAVTYPVTAATATAPPRGRQVAEPQTRTLQQEESVGYKSYSPSFCRKADHLLQQAHSFRESNYSSPYLAWSPSEGEGGAAPRPRSTPAMPSEEEEEEEEEGEEPEGEAERQATPPSPLSQEVVLRQKPPSGRRALALRHTSYAPTSEHTEPPGTLPSAGWRGGSLPRRVNGSLAQHTLDSLSSIPFIDEPTSPSVDLQARPVQACLVVSVPDPPASTVLTPNTVTPTLSHSTTAPCVRLRPKDCSMKGRRSSYLLAITTERSKSCDEGLNTFREEGRVFSRLPKRVKSFFTDGSLETLRAQEEARSKRHSTSELGTITFSNVRKEGWLHSKQILTEKGKKLGGSMRPWKRVFSVLRSHSLFLYKDKREAVLHGAGAPGQDHQPPICIRGCLVDIAYSETKRKHTLRLTTQDFCEYLLQAEDREDMLAWIRVIRENSKTDSEELGFSRQALINKRLNDYKKQSPTVNKPDHSPRAHRMMPPFLLAKTDNNSVTRSSKTGGSHSNYDDLKAVWGIHIMKKSKKTGTPKAFGIRLEDCQPALNSKFVPLIVEMCCGVVEASGLDYTGIYRVPGNNAMVSNLQEHLNKGLDINTAEERWQDLNVISSLLKSFFRKLPEPVFTDDKYNDFIDANRIEDAGDRLKTMKKLIQDLPDYYHHTLRYLVGHLKKVADNADKNKMEPRNLALVFGPTLVRTSEDNMTDMVTHMPDRYKIVETLILHHDWFFDDGSLDEEDEAPEDKPDSQPAPNIDHLLSNIGRSGMPGEASDSTTSDSVKSKPSSGPKKDMSTREFLSMSIMSAVTRKRKKSPSLHPAGVGSSSTDDDSEHEPVKTSNYGGSEQREHGDGDEAAQETPTRCDPSRREEGGEAAEDCVRCDGEKAEKGTQKEEVKRRGERPVQPRPSSFLYSHYYQCPTRLHASCQRPLYGTSPFQHPRPRYLAKPLPVIPSWLPPGRRCQNPGLQTRQEPECNQPVSVRYRTAREGRERAVSMNLDLEMHQAEDWRGERVEVIRVIEGVPRVFGAPQGSILSPVAIQQRLDRLRSTAAEAPTLSPPSLGFMDPDAVVVLRKSSMDSRDKRRAFRRHTVVV, encoded by the exons ATGAATGGAGTCGCTTTCTGCCTTGTTGGGATCCCACCCCACTCTGACAGACCA GCTAAAGGACATGGAGACGGCATGGTGTCGTCCAATGAGAACCGCCCCCGGCCACTGTCGTCGGGCGGGGTGGAGGGTCTGTCCTGGCCCGGCCCAAGGACCCTGCTGCTCCAGAAGAACTCCCTGGGCTTCGGATTCACGCTGCGCCACTTCATCGTCTACCCACCAGAGTCCTCCCTGCAAACCCCCCTCAAG GATGACGAGAATGGAAACGAAAATGACAAAG GCGGCCAGCGTTCTCGCTTGGAGCCCATGGACACCATCTTTGTGAAGAGTGTGAAGGATAAAGGCCCCGCCCAACAAGCTGGTCTGTGTACTG GGGACAGGTTAGTGAAGGTAAATGGGGAGACTGTCCTGGGGAAAACCTACTCTCAGGTGATATCTTTAATCCAAAACAG TCAGAACATTCTAGAACTGTCCATAATGCCAAAAGACGAGGATGTGTTGCAGTTGGTAAGT GCATTCTCCCAGGACGCCTACCTGACCGGCAACGAGCCTTACAGTGGAGAGGCTCAGGACCTCCCCAAGCCTCCCTCCCTGAGCTACTCCGGCTCCAAGCCCAGCTGCACCCCCCTGCAGGGCGGCCCCGACCCCCACCACAGCTCCCTGGACAACCGccacccccccgccgccgccgccgccatgtcCCCCCTGGACAACCGCACGCCCGGCGGCACCGCCCCGCCCACGCACGCCTCCGGCTGGCCCGGGGCGTGCCCGGACCCGGGCGCGGGACACCTAGCGGCGTCGGGGCGGGAGTGGCGCGGGCGATCGTCGTCGATCGTCACCGCGCTCGACTTCCACTTCGCCAACCACAACGCCGCCATCGCCTCGGCGACCCTGCCCCCGCCCCGCAAGGGCAGCCTCCCGGGCACGTCGCGCTCCCACTCGGACGCGCTGTGCCACCAGGCGCTGTCGGACTGGTACTACAGCCAGGCCGAGGCGGCCGAGCTCATGTCCCCCCCGCGCCACTGCAGCGTCTCCCAGGACCGCCTGGCCGACCTGGGGCTGAGCCCGGCCCTAGGCCCCGCCTCCAAGCCGGAGTCCTCGGCCAATCACCGCAGGCGCGAGACCCTCCTCTACCATCAGCAGACCACGACGTGCTCCCCGGACCCCGGGTGGCGAGGCGGGGGTCCGTGGGGTCCGGGGAACAAGTCCTGCTCCGAGAGCCTGCTGGCGGCCTACGCAGAGTACGAGCACACCTACGGGCGCTCCAGGGAGACCCTCGCCCAGGCGACGGCTCTCATCGCCCCGCACGCCCACCAACCGCACCCGCCCGGCTGCGACTCCCAGGGCTCGCACTCAGCCAAGGGCCGGGAGCCAaagcaggagcagaggccgtcGGACCGCCAGGTCGCAGTGACCTACCCTGTAACCGCGGCGACcgccacagcgccccctaggggCCGGCAGGTCGCCGAACCCCAGACCCGGACGCTGCAGCAGGAGGAGTCGGTGGGCTACAAGAGCTACAGCCCCTCTTTCTGCCGCAAAGCGGACCACCTCCTGCAGCAGGCCCACTCGTTCCGGGAGTCCAACTACAGCAGCCCCTACCTCGCCTGGAGCCCCTCGGAGGGCGAGGGGGGCGCGGCGCCCCGGCCGCGCTCCACCCCAGCCATGCcctccgaggaggaggaggaggaggaggaggagggggaggagccggagggggaggcggagaggCAGGCCACGCCTCCCTCGCCCCTGAGCCAAGAGGTGGTCCTGAGGCAGAAGCCCCCCTCGGGGAGGCGCGCGCTGGCGCTCCGACACACCAGCTACGCCCCGACCTCGGAGCACACGGAGCCCCCCGGGACGCTGCCCTCGGCTGGCTGGAGGGGGGGCAGCCTCCCTCGACGGGTCAACGGCAGCCTGGCCCAGCACACGCTGGACTCCCTGTCCTCCATACCCTTCATAG ATGAACCCACCAGTCCCAGTGTGGACCTGCAGGCCCGCCCCGTCCAGGCCTGCCTGGTGGTGTCTGTCCCCGACCCCCCAGCCTCCACTGTCCTCACCCCCAACACCGTCACCCCCACCCTGTCCCACTCTACCACCGCCCCCTGTGTCCGTCTCCGACCTAAGGATTGCA GCATGAAGGGGCGCCGGTCGTCCTACCTGCTGGCTATCACCACAGAGCGCTCCAAGTCATGTGACGAAGGTCTGAACACCTTCAGGGAAGAGGGACGCGTCTTCTC GAGATTACCAAAAAGAGTCAAGAGCTTCTTCACCGATGGC TCTCTGGAGACACTCAGAGCCCAAGAAGAGGCGAGGTCCAAACGCCACTCCACCTCTGAGCTGGGAACCATCACCTTTAGCAACGTCCGCAAAGAGGGATGGCTGCACTCCAAACAGATCCTCACAGAGAAGGGGAAG AAGCTCGGCGGCAGCATGCGACCGTGGAAGCGCGTGTTCTCCGTGCTGCGCTCCCATTCGCTCTTCCTCTACAAGGACAAGCGGGAGGCGGTGCTCCACGGCGCGGGGGCCCCCGGCCAGGACCACCAGCCGCCCATCTGCATCCGGGGCTGCCTGGTGGACATCGCCTACAGCGAGACCAAGAGGAAGCACACGCTGCGCCTCACCACGCAGGACTTCTGTGAGTACCTGCTGCAGGCCGAGGACCGCGAGGACATGCTGGCCTGGATCCGCGTCATCCGGGAGAACAGCAAGACCGACTCCGAG GAGCTCGGTTTCTCACGGCAAGCCCTCATCAACAAGAGGTTGAACGACTACAAGAAACAGAG TCCCACGGTCAACAAGCCAGACCACTCCCCCAGGGCCCACCGCATGATGCCCCCCTTCCTGCTGGCCAAGACGGACAACAACTCCGTGACCCGCTCCTCCAAGACCGGTGGGTCACACAGTAACTACG ATGACCTCAAGGCCGTGTGGGGCATCCACATCATGAAGAAGAGCAAAAAGACGGGCACTCCCAAAGCCTTTGGCATCAGACTGGAGGACTGTCAGCCTGCACTGAACAGCAAG TTTGTTCCCCTGATCGTGGAGATGTGCTGCGGGGTGGTGGAGGCCTCAGGGCTGGACTACACCGGGATCTACCGGGTACCGGGGAACAACGCCATGGTGTCCAACCTCCAGGAGCACCTGAACAAGGGCCTGGACATTAACACGGCtgaggag AGATGGCAAGATTTGAACGTAATCAGTAGCCTTCTCAAGTCCTTCTTCCGGAAACTACCGGAACCTGTTTTTACAGATG ATAAGTATAACGACTTCATCGATGCAAACCGGATTGAGGATGCTGGGGACAGGCTAAAAACCATGAAGAAACTT atcCAGGACCTCCCAGATTACTACCACCACACTCTCAGATACCTGGTGGGCCATCTCAAGAAGGTGGCTGATAACGCAGATAAGAACAAG ATGGAACCCAGGAACCTGGCTCTGGTGTTTGGTCCCACGCTGGTCCGGACGTCGGAGGACAACATGACGGACATGGTCACGCACATGCCCGACCGCTACAAGATCGTGGAGACGCTCATCCTGCAC CATGACTGGTTCTTTGATGATGGATCGCTGGATGAGGAGGACGAG gCCCCGGAGGATAAGCCTGACAGTCAGCCCGCGCCGAACATCGACCACCTGCTGTCCAACATCGGCAGGAGCGGCATGCCTGGAGAGGCCTCAG ATTCCACCACCAGCGATTCAGTTAAGTCCAag CCATCGTCGGGTCCCAAGAAGGACATGAGCACCAGGGAGTTCCTCTCCATGTCCATCATGTCCGCGGTGACCAGGAAGCGTAAGAAGAGCCCCAGCCTACACCCGGCGGGGgttggcagcagcagcacggacGACGACTCTGAGCACGAACCGGTCAAAACCAGCAACTACGGCGGCTCGGAGCAGAGAGAGCATGGAGACGGGGACGAGGCCGCACAGGAGACGCCCACGAGGTGCGACCCTTCGAggcgagaggaaggaggggaggctGCCGAGGACTGCGTCCGCTGCGACGGAGAGAAGGCGGAGAAAGGGAcgcagaaggaggaggtgaagaggcGAGGCGAAAGGCCCGTGCAGCCCCGCCCCAGCAGTTTCCTTTACTCTCATTATTATCAGTGTCCGACAAGGCTTCATGCGAGCTGCCAGAGACCCCTGTACGGAACCAGTCCTTTCCAGCACCCCAGGCCCCGATACCTGGCCAAGCCACTGCCCGTGATCCCCTCCTGGCTGCCTCCCGGAAGGCGGTGCCAGAACCCCGGCCTGCAGACCAGACAGGAGCCCGAGTGTAACCAGCCGGTGTCCGTCCGATACCGCACGGCGAgagaagggcgagagagagcggtGTCTATGAACCTGGACCTCGAGATGCATCAGGCGGAAGATTGGAGAGGAGAACGGGTGGAGGTTATCAGAGTCATCGAGGGAGTGCCAAGGGTTTTCGGTGCACCGCAGGGCTCCATTCTCAGTCCTGTGGCGATTCAACAGAGGTTGGACAGACTTCGTTCTACAGCAGCGGAGGCCCcgaccctctctcctccttccttggGATTCATGGATCCAGATGCCGTGGTTGTCCTCAGGAAGTCGTCCATGGACTCCCGGGACAAAAGGAGAGCATTCCGTCGCCACACAGTAGTGGTTTGA
- the LOC132446821 gene encoding rho GTPase-activating protein 23-like isoform X3 — MNGVAFCLVGIPPHSDRPAKGHGDGMVSSNENRPRPLSSGGVEGLSWPGPRTLLLQKNSLGFGFTLRHFIVYPPESSLQTPLKDDENGNENDKGGQRSRLEPMDTIFVKSVKDKGPAQQAGLCTGDRLVKVNGETVLGKTYSQVISLIQNSQNILELSIMPKDEDVLQLVSAFSQDAYLTGNEPYSGEAQDLPKPPSLSYSGSKPSCTPLQGGPDPHHSSLDNRHPPAAAAAMSPLDNRTPGGTAPPTHASGWPGACPDPGAGHLAASGREWRGRSSSIVTALDFHFANHNAAIASATLPPPRKGSLPGTSRSHSDALCHQALSDWYYSQAEAAELMSPPRHCSVSQDRLADLGLSPALGPASKPESSANHRRRETLLYHQQTTTCSPDPGWRGGGPWGPGNKSCSESLLAAYAEYEHTYGRSRETLAQATALIAPHAHQPHPPGCDSQGSHSAKGREPKQEQRPSDRQVAVTYPVTAATATAPPRGRQVAEPQTRTLQQEESVGYKSYSPSFCRKADHLLQQAHSFRESNYSSPYLAWSPSEGEGGAAPRPRSTPAMPSEEEEEEEEEGEEPEGEAERQATPPSPLSQEVVLRQKPPSGRRALALRHTSYAPTSEHTEPPGTLPSAGWRGGSLPRRVNGSLAQHTLDSLSSIPFIDEPTSPSVDLQARPVQACLVVSVPDPPASTVLTPNTVTPTLSHSTTAPCVRLRPKDCSMKGRRSSYLLAITTERSKSCDEGLNTFREEGRVFSRLPKRVKSFFTDGSLETLRAQEEARSKRHSTSELGTITFSNVRKEGWLHSKQILTEKGKKLGGSMRPWKRVFSVLRSHSLFLYKDKREAVLHGAGAPGQDHQPPICIRGCLVDIAYSETKRKHTLRLTTQDFCEYLLQAEDREDMLAWIRVIRENSKTDSEELGFSRQALINKRLNDYKKQSPTVNKPDHSPRAHRMMPPFLLAKTDNNSVTRSSKTDDLKAVWGIHIMKKSKKTGTPKAFGIRLEDCQPALNSKFVPLIVEMCCGVVEASGLDYTGIYRVPGNNAMVSNLQEHLNKGLDINTAEERWQDLNVISSLLKSFFRKLPEPVFTDDKYNDFIDANRIEDAGDRLKTMKKLIQDLPDYYHHTLRYLVGHLKKVADNADKNKMEPRNLALVFGPTLVRTSEDNMTDMVTHMPDRYKIVETLILHHDWFFDDGSLDEEDEAPEDKPDSQPAPNIDHLLSNIGRSGMPGEASDSTTSDSVKSKPSSGPKKDMSTREFLSMSIMSAVTRKRKKSPSLHPAGVGSSSTDDDSEHEPVKTSNYGGSEQREHGDGDEAAQETPTRCDPSRREEGGEAAEDCVRCDGEKAEKGTQKEEVKRRGERPVQPRPSSFLYSHYYQCPTRLHASCQRPLYGTSPFQHPRPRYLAKPLPVIPSWLPPGRRCQNPGLQTRQEPECNQPVSVRYRTAREGRERAVSMNLDLEMHQAEDWRGERVEVIRVIEGVPRVFGAPQGSILSPVAIQQRLDRLRSTAAEAPTLSPPSLGFMDPDAVVVLRKSSMDSRDKRRAFRRHTVVV, encoded by the exons ATGAATGGAGTCGCTTTCTGCCTTGTTGGGATCCCACCCCACTCTGACAGACCA GCTAAAGGACATGGAGACGGCATGGTGTCGTCCAATGAGAACCGCCCCCGGCCACTGTCGTCGGGCGGGGTGGAGGGTCTGTCCTGGCCCGGCCCAAGGACCCTGCTGCTCCAGAAGAACTCCCTGGGCTTCGGATTCACGCTGCGCCACTTCATCGTCTACCCACCAGAGTCCTCCCTGCAAACCCCCCTCAAG GATGACGAGAATGGAAACGAAAATGACAAAG GCGGCCAGCGTTCTCGCTTGGAGCCCATGGACACCATCTTTGTGAAGAGTGTGAAGGATAAAGGCCCCGCCCAACAAGCTGGTCTGTGTACTG GGGACAGGTTAGTGAAGGTAAATGGGGAGACTGTCCTGGGGAAAACCTACTCTCAGGTGATATCTTTAATCCAAAACAG TCAGAACATTCTAGAACTGTCCATAATGCCAAAAGACGAGGATGTGTTGCAGTTGGTAAGT GCATTCTCCCAGGACGCCTACCTGACCGGCAACGAGCCTTACAGTGGAGAGGCTCAGGACCTCCCCAAGCCTCCCTCCCTGAGCTACTCCGGCTCCAAGCCCAGCTGCACCCCCCTGCAGGGCGGCCCCGACCCCCACCACAGCTCCCTGGACAACCGccacccccccgccgccgccgccgccatgtcCCCCCTGGACAACCGCACGCCCGGCGGCACCGCCCCGCCCACGCACGCCTCCGGCTGGCCCGGGGCGTGCCCGGACCCGGGCGCGGGACACCTAGCGGCGTCGGGGCGGGAGTGGCGCGGGCGATCGTCGTCGATCGTCACCGCGCTCGACTTCCACTTCGCCAACCACAACGCCGCCATCGCCTCGGCGACCCTGCCCCCGCCCCGCAAGGGCAGCCTCCCGGGCACGTCGCGCTCCCACTCGGACGCGCTGTGCCACCAGGCGCTGTCGGACTGGTACTACAGCCAGGCCGAGGCGGCCGAGCTCATGTCCCCCCCGCGCCACTGCAGCGTCTCCCAGGACCGCCTGGCCGACCTGGGGCTGAGCCCGGCCCTAGGCCCCGCCTCCAAGCCGGAGTCCTCGGCCAATCACCGCAGGCGCGAGACCCTCCTCTACCATCAGCAGACCACGACGTGCTCCCCGGACCCCGGGTGGCGAGGCGGGGGTCCGTGGGGTCCGGGGAACAAGTCCTGCTCCGAGAGCCTGCTGGCGGCCTACGCAGAGTACGAGCACACCTACGGGCGCTCCAGGGAGACCCTCGCCCAGGCGACGGCTCTCATCGCCCCGCACGCCCACCAACCGCACCCGCCCGGCTGCGACTCCCAGGGCTCGCACTCAGCCAAGGGCCGGGAGCCAaagcaggagcagaggccgtcGGACCGCCAGGTCGCAGTGACCTACCCTGTAACCGCGGCGACcgccacagcgccccctaggggCCGGCAGGTCGCCGAACCCCAGACCCGGACGCTGCAGCAGGAGGAGTCGGTGGGCTACAAGAGCTACAGCCCCTCTTTCTGCCGCAAAGCGGACCACCTCCTGCAGCAGGCCCACTCGTTCCGGGAGTCCAACTACAGCAGCCCCTACCTCGCCTGGAGCCCCTCGGAGGGCGAGGGGGGCGCGGCGCCCCGGCCGCGCTCCACCCCAGCCATGCcctccgaggaggaggaggaggaggaggaggagggggaggagccggagggggaggcggagaggCAGGCCACGCCTCCCTCGCCCCTGAGCCAAGAGGTGGTCCTGAGGCAGAAGCCCCCCTCGGGGAGGCGCGCGCTGGCGCTCCGACACACCAGCTACGCCCCGACCTCGGAGCACACGGAGCCCCCCGGGACGCTGCCCTCGGCTGGCTGGAGGGGGGGCAGCCTCCCTCGACGGGTCAACGGCAGCCTGGCCCAGCACACGCTGGACTCCCTGTCCTCCATACCCTTCATAG ATGAACCCACCAGTCCCAGTGTGGACCTGCAGGCCCGCCCCGTCCAGGCCTGCCTGGTGGTGTCTGTCCCCGACCCCCCAGCCTCCACTGTCCTCACCCCCAACACCGTCACCCCCACCCTGTCCCACTCTACCACCGCCCCCTGTGTCCGTCTCCGACCTAAGGATTGCA GCATGAAGGGGCGCCGGTCGTCCTACCTGCTGGCTATCACCACAGAGCGCTCCAAGTCATGTGACGAAGGTCTGAACACCTTCAGGGAAGAGGGACGCGTCTTCTC GAGATTACCAAAAAGAGTCAAGAGCTTCTTCACCGATGGC TCTCTGGAGACACTCAGAGCCCAAGAAGAGGCGAGGTCCAAACGCCACTCCACCTCTGAGCTGGGAACCATCACCTTTAGCAACGTCCGCAAAGAGGGATGGCTGCACTCCAAACAGATCCTCACAGAGAAGGGGAAG AAGCTCGGCGGCAGCATGCGACCGTGGAAGCGCGTGTTCTCCGTGCTGCGCTCCCATTCGCTCTTCCTCTACAAGGACAAGCGGGAGGCGGTGCTCCACGGCGCGGGGGCCCCCGGCCAGGACCACCAGCCGCCCATCTGCATCCGGGGCTGCCTGGTGGACATCGCCTACAGCGAGACCAAGAGGAAGCACACGCTGCGCCTCACCACGCAGGACTTCTGTGAGTACCTGCTGCAGGCCGAGGACCGCGAGGACATGCTGGCCTGGATCCGCGTCATCCGGGAGAACAGCAAGACCGACTCCGAG GAGCTCGGTTTCTCACGGCAAGCCCTCATCAACAAGAGGTTGAACGACTACAAGAAACAGAG TCCCACGGTCAACAAGCCAGACCACTCCCCCAGGGCCCACCGCATGATGCCCCCCTTCCTGCTGGCCAAGACGGACAACAACTCCGTGACCCGCTCCTCCAAGACCG ATGACCTCAAGGCCGTGTGGGGCATCCACATCATGAAGAAGAGCAAAAAGACGGGCACTCCCAAAGCCTTTGGCATCAGACTGGAGGACTGTCAGCCTGCACTGAACAGCAAG TTTGTTCCCCTGATCGTGGAGATGTGCTGCGGGGTGGTGGAGGCCTCAGGGCTGGACTACACCGGGATCTACCGGGTACCGGGGAACAACGCCATGGTGTCCAACCTCCAGGAGCACCTGAACAAGGGCCTGGACATTAACACGGCtgaggag AGATGGCAAGATTTGAACGTAATCAGTAGCCTTCTCAAGTCCTTCTTCCGGAAACTACCGGAACCTGTTTTTACAGATG ATAAGTATAACGACTTCATCGATGCAAACCGGATTGAGGATGCTGGGGACAGGCTAAAAACCATGAAGAAACTT atcCAGGACCTCCCAGATTACTACCACCACACTCTCAGATACCTGGTGGGCCATCTCAAGAAGGTGGCTGATAACGCAGATAAGAACAAG ATGGAACCCAGGAACCTGGCTCTGGTGTTTGGTCCCACGCTGGTCCGGACGTCGGAGGACAACATGACGGACATGGTCACGCACATGCCCGACCGCTACAAGATCGTGGAGACGCTCATCCTGCAC CATGACTGGTTCTTTGATGATGGATCGCTGGATGAGGAGGACGAG gCCCCGGAGGATAAGCCTGACAGTCAGCCCGCGCCGAACATCGACCACCTGCTGTCCAACATCGGCAGGAGCGGCATGCCTGGAGAGGCCTCAG ATTCCACCACCAGCGATTCAGTTAAGTCCAag CCATCGTCGGGTCCCAAGAAGGACATGAGCACCAGGGAGTTCCTCTCCATGTCCATCATGTCCGCGGTGACCAGGAAGCGTAAGAAGAGCCCCAGCCTACACCCGGCGGGGgttggcagcagcagcacggacGACGACTCTGAGCACGAACCGGTCAAAACCAGCAACTACGGCGGCTCGGAGCAGAGAGAGCATGGAGACGGGGACGAGGCCGCACAGGAGACGCCCACGAGGTGCGACCCTTCGAggcgagaggaaggaggggaggctGCCGAGGACTGCGTCCGCTGCGACGGAGAGAAGGCGGAGAAAGGGAcgcagaaggaggaggtgaagaggcGAGGCGAAAGGCCCGTGCAGCCCCGCCCCAGCAGTTTCCTTTACTCTCATTATTATCAGTGTCCGACAAGGCTTCATGCGAGCTGCCAGAGACCCCTGTACGGAACCAGTCCTTTCCAGCACCCCAGGCCCCGATACCTGGCCAAGCCACTGCCCGTGATCCCCTCCTGGCTGCCTCCCGGAAGGCGGTGCCAGAACCCCGGCCTGCAGACCAGACAGGAGCCCGAGTGTAACCAGCCGGTGTCCGTCCGATACCGCACGGCGAgagaagggcgagagagagcggtGTCTATGAACCTGGACCTCGAGATGCATCAGGCGGAAGATTGGAGAGGAGAACGGGTGGAGGTTATCAGAGTCATCGAGGGAGTGCCAAGGGTTTTCGGTGCACCGCAGGGCTCCATTCTCAGTCCTGTGGCGATTCAACAGAGGTTGGACAGACTTCGTTCTACAGCAGCGGAGGCCCcgaccctctctcctccttccttggGATTCATGGATCCAGATGCCGTGGTTGTCCTCAGGAAGTCGTCCATGGACTCCCGGGACAAAAGGAGAGCATTCCGTCGCCACACAGTAGTGGTTTGA